The bacterium genome contains the following window.
ATTATTGGAGAATTAAACATATTTGAAGCTATTAGAAGAGCCAAAATTAATCCTTGGATGCAGATTGCAGGTTCATCGGAAGAATATGGGATGGTTTACTCGAATGAAACTCCCATAAAAGAAACAAATCCTTTGAGACCGCTGAGTCCTTATGGTGTGAGTAAAGTCGGTCAGGACCTTTTAGCATATCAGTATTACATGAGCTATAAACTGAATGTTGTAAGGACCAGGGCATTCAATCATACCGGACCAAGGCGTGGAGATGTTTTTGTTTGTTCGGAATTTGCAAAACGAATAGCAGAAATAGAAAAAGGGAAAAAAGAACCTGTGATCCTTGTTGGAAATCTTGATGCTCAACGTGACTTTACAGATGTCAGGGATATAGTAAAAGCCTACTGGTTGGGATTGGATAAGTGCAAGCCCGGTGAAGTTTATAATATCTGTACAGGCAAGGCATATAAAATTAGCGAGGTCATGGATATACTAATTAGTTTATCAAAGATAAAAATAGAGATAAAAAAGGATCCTGCAAAGATGAGGCCTTCAGATGTTCCATATCTTGGTGGTGACAGCACTAAGTTTAGAGAAGCAACTGGATGGAAGCCAGAGATTCCTTTTGAGAGAACATTAAAAGACCTATTGAATTACTGGCGAGAGAAGGTTTGATTATTTTATAGATTCTTCATGCTTCTTTTGCTTTTTTAAGACAAGCGACATATTGTAAAGAGCTTCTTTTAGATTGGGATTAATTTCTAATGACTTTTTAAAGTATTTTTCAGCATTGTGTAACCTGTTGTTATAATATTCTATAAGACCGAGATTGCAGTAGGCTTTTTCATGAGCAGGATTAATTTCAATGCATTTTTTATAGTAATTCTCTGCATTAGAATATTTCCCTTCTGAAAGGAATACACAACC
Protein-coding sequences here:
- a CDS encoding GDP-mannose 4,6-dehydratase; this translates as MKILITGITGFVGSHLADYTLAKRNVEVYGTIRWRSKTENIEHIKDKLHLVQCNLNDASSVNDLIVDIRPDKIFHLAAQSFVPTSWNSPTETLTSNIIGELNIFEAIRRAKINPWMQIAGSSEEYGMVYSNETPIKETNPLRPLSPYGVSKVGQDLLAYQYYMSYKLNVVRTRAFNHTGPRRGDVFVCSEFAKRIAEIEKGKKEPVILVGNLDAQRDFTDVRDIVKAYWLGLDKCKPGEVYNICTGKAYKISEVMDILISLSKIKIEIKKDPAKMRPSDVPYLGGDSTKFREATGWKPEIPFERTLKDLLNYWREKV